One Anabas testudineus chromosome 15, fAnaTes1.2, whole genome shotgun sequence genomic window carries:
- the ppa1b gene encoding inorganic pyrophosphatase 1b: protein MSFTVEERGNPNSLSYRLFFKNAEGKYISPFHDIPIYADESQNIFHMVVEVPRWTNAKMEIATKDLLNPIKQDVKKGKLRYVANVFPHKGYIWNYGAIPQTWEDPAHKDEDTDCCGDNDPIDVCEIGSKVCSRGEVIKVKVLGILAMIDEGETDWKVIAINVEDPEANNFNNISDVQRLKPGYLEATVDWFKRYKVPDGKPENRFAFNEEFKDKDFAIQVIKSTHNFWKALISQQTNAGELNCKNTCVSASDSSYCCSADEAKAAVGETCPCGKEEPIPSSVDTWFYYERK from the exons ATGAGCTTCACTGTAGAAGAGAGGGGAAACCCCAACTCCCTGAGCTACCGCTTGTTCTTCA AAAATGCTGAAGGAAAGTACATCTCACCGTTCCACGACATACCAATATATGCTGATGAGAGTCAG aacatttttcacatgGTTGTTGAAGTACCAAGATGGACAAATGCAAAGATGGAA ATTGCTACAAAAGATCTGTTAAACCCAATAAAGCAAGATGTGAAGAAGGGCAAGTTGCGATATGTTGCAAATGTTTTCCCACATAAAGGCTACATATGGAACTATGGAGCCATCCCACAG acaTGGGAAGATCCTGCCCACAAAGATGAAGACACTGACTGCTGTGGTGACAATGATCCCATTGATGTCTGTGAAATCGGCAGTAAG GTGTGTTCTCGTGGGGAGGTAATCAAAGTGAAGGTACTTGGGATCCTGGCCATGATCGATGAGGGTGAGACTGATTGGAAAGTAATTGCAATCAATGTAGAGGACCCTGAAGCCAACAATTTCAACA ACATCAGTGATGTCCAGCGTCTAAAACCTGGATATCTGGAGGCCACAGTTGACTGGTTCAAGAGGTACAAAGTGCCAGACGGGAAACCAGAGAACCGCTTTGCTTTCAATGAGGAGTTCAAAGACAAG gACTTTGCCATTCAAGTAATCAAGAGTACTCACAACTTCTGGAAGGCCCTCATTTCCCAGCAAACCAACGCTGGTGAACTGAACTG CAAAAACACGTGCGTCTCAGCTAGTGACAGCTCTTACTGTTGCTCAGCGGATGAAGCTAAAGCTGCCGTTGGTGAA aCATGTCCTTGTGGAAAAGAAGAACCTATTCCCTCATCAG TTGATACATGGTTCTACTATGAGAGGAAGTGA
- the eif4ebp2 gene encoding eukaryotic translation initiation factor 4E-binding protein 2, protein MSTSRQLSESRAIPTRTVFINETTQLPHDYCTTPGGTLFSTTPGGTRIIYDRKFLLDRRNSPIAQTPPAHLPVIPGVTSQNVLNENRKNEANNHINNHDGKPTTGDDAQFEMDI, encoded by the exons ATGTCGACCAGTCGTCAGCTTAGCGAGAGCAGGGCCATCCCGACCAGGACGGTGTTCATCAACGAAACAACGCAGCTACCTCATGATTACTGTACCACCCCTGGAGGCACTTTATTCTCTACCACTCCTGGAG GAACCCGGATCATCTATGACCGTAAGTTCCTATTGGACCGACGTAATTCTCCCATTGCCCAGACACCCCCGGCTCACCTTCCTGTCATCCCGGGAGTGACCAGCCAAAATGTCCTGAATGAGAACCGGAAGAATGAGGCCAACAACCACATCAACAACCATGATGGAAAACCTACAACTG gtgATGACGCTCAGTTTGAAATGGACATCTAA
- the rps24 gene encoding 40S ribosomal protein S24, producing MERFYVRQNKGRPLNFLQALSRSPAGPSSFSTSLSKPGVKMNDTVTVRTRKFMTNRLLQRKQMVVDVLHPGKATVPKTEIREKLAKMYKTTPDVVFVFGFRTQFGGGKTTGFAMVYDSLDYAKKNEPKHRLARHGLYEKKKTSRKQRKERKNRMKKVRGIKKASVGAAGKK from the exons ATGGAG CGTTTTTACGTCAGGCAAAACAAAGGGCGCCCACTAAATTTTTTGCAGGCATTAAGCCGGTCGCCCGCTGGTCCTTCCTCCTTTTCTACGTCCCTGAGCAAGCCCGGCGTCAAGATG AATGACACTGTGACGGTCAGAACCCGCAAGTTCATGACGAACCGGCTGCTTCAGAGAAAGCAAATG GTCGTCGATGTTCTGCATCCTGGCAAGGCCACAGTCCCCAAGACTGAAATCAGGGAGAAGCTCGCCAAGATGTACAAGACCACTCCTGATGTCGTGTTCGTGTTTGGCTTCAGGACTCAGTTTGGTGGTGGCAAAACAACAGGCTTCGCCATGGTGTACGACTCCCTAGACTATGCGAAGAAGAATGAGCCAAAGCACAGACTGGCCAGG CATGGTCTCTATGAGAAAAAGAAGACCTCAAGGAAACAGCGCAAGGAACGcaaaaacagaatgaagaaaGTACGAGGCATCAAGAAGGCCTCTGTGGGCGCTGCTGGCAAAAAG TGA